In Saccharomyces eubayanus strain FM1318 chromosome XIII, whole genome shotgun sequence, one DNA window encodes the following:
- the PIF1 gene encoding DNA helicase PIF1 codes for MPRWTRPILNHILPRRPFIRSFNSFLLLENTSHSRLSFSMSSRGFRSNNFIHAQLKHPSILSKEDLDLLSDSDDWEEPECIQLETKQPDKNNPIIINDDILAVKKPMMDKNVMNFINKDNFSSWNDIPKPSIAKPPQLAPENSFEQSSQKKSESKGFKNPLRPTLKKEPSFEEFQNSFLSQERSLEMINENEKKKMQFGQKIAVLTQRPSFTELQNDQEDSNSNFSNNVKIKIPICLSKEQESIIKLAENGHNIFYTGSAGTGKSILLREMIKILKGLYGRENVAVTASTGLAACNIGGITIHSFAGIGLGKGDADKLYKKVRRSRKHLRRWENIGALVVDEISMLDAELLDKLDFIARKIRKNHQPFGGIQLIFCGDFFQLPPVSKDPNRPTKFAFESKAWKEGVKMTIMLQKVFRQRGDVKFIDMLNRMRLGNIDDETEREFKKLSRPLPDDEIIPAELYSTRMEVERANNSRLSKLPGRVHVFNAIDGGALEDEELKERLLQNFLAPKELHLKVGAQVMMVKNVDATLVNGSLGKVIEFMDPETYFCYDALTNDPSMPSDKLETWVENPSKIKAAMEKEQNDMEESAVASRKSSVKEGFAKSSTDERVSPLDSSVFDFMKRVKTDDEAVLVNIKRKEQLMQMIHQNSAGKRRLPLVRFKASDMSTRMVLVEPEDWAIEDENEKPLVSRVQLPLMLAWSLSIHKSQGQTLPKVKVDLRRVFEKGQAYVALSRAVSREGLQVLNFDKSRIKAHQKVVDFYLTLSSAESAYKQLETDEQAKKRKLDYAPGPKYKAKSKSKSNSPIPTSASAQSNSGIAAMLQRHSRKRFQPKTDSNDNRARSLVADKRNHQDTENHVLE; via the coding sequence ATGCCCAGGTGGACAAGGCCCATATTGAATCACATTTTACCGAGGAGGCCATTCATCCGCAGTTTCAACAGCTTCCTTTTACTCGAAAACACATCTCACTCTAGGCTATCGTTTTCCATGAGCAGTCGAGGCTTTAGATCTAATAACTTTATTCATGCACAACTGAAGCATCCATCCATACTTTCAAAAGAGGATTTAGATCTGCTTTCTGATTCAGACGATTGGGAAGAACCCGAGTGCATACAGCTAGAAACTAAGCAGCCAGATAAAAACAATCCTATCATAATAAATGATGATATTCTAGCAGTAAAAAAACCCATGATGGATAAGAATGTCATGaattttatcaacaagGACAATTTCTCGTCTTGGAATGATATACCCAAACCTAGTATAGCTAAGCCACCACAACTGGCTCCTGAGAACTCATTTGAACAGAGCAGTCAAAAAAAGTCAGAGTCGAAAGGCTTCAAGAACCCGTTAAGACCAAcgttgaaaaaggaacCTTCCTTTGAGGAATTTCAGAATAGTTTTTTATCCCAAGAGAGAAGTCTGGAAATGATaaacgaaaacgaaaagaaaaaaatgcagtTTGGGCAAAAAATTGCTGTTTTAACTCAAAGGCCAAGCTTTACTGAGCTGCAGAACGACCAGGAAGATAGTAACTcgaatttttccaataatGTGAAGATTAAGATACCGATTTGTTTAAgcaaagaacaagaaagtaTTATCAAGTTAGCCGAAAACGGGCACAACATTTTTTATACAGGTAGTGCTGGTACAGGTAAATCCATTCTTTTGCGTGAAATGattaaaattttgaaaggcCTCTATGGGAGAGAAAATGTGGCGGTCACTGCATCCACAGGATTGGCCGCCTGCAACATTGGTGGTATAACTATACATTCGTTTGCTGGGATAGGGTTAGGTAAAGGTGACGCAGATAAACTTTATAAAAAAGTTCGTCGATCTAGAAAGCACTTGAGGCGTTGGGAAAATATTGGCGCCCTAGTTGTCGATGAAATATCGATGTTAGACGCGGAACTTTTGGATAAACTAGACTTCATCGCCAGAAAAATACGGAAGAACCATCAGCCCTTCGGTGGCATTCAACTTATCTTTTGTGGAGATTTCTTCCAGTTACCACCCGTATCCAAAGATCCTAATAGACCAACCAAGTTTGCTTTTGAGTCTAAGGCCTGGAAGGAAGGTGTCAAAATGACGATCATGCTGCAAAAGGTTTTCAGACAGCGTGGAGATGTAAAGTTTATTGACATGTTGAATCGGATGAGACTAGGTAatattgatgatgaaaCAGAACGAGagttcaaaaaactttcaAGGCCATTGccagatgatgaaattatTCCAGCGGAACTTTATAGTACTAGGATGGAAGTCGAAAGGGCTAACAACTCTAGATTGAGTAAACTACCAGGTCGCGTACATGTGTTCAATGCCATCGATGGTGGTGCTTTGGAGGACGAAGAACTAAAGGAAAGATTGTTACAGAATTTCCTAGCCCCAAAGGAATTGCATTTAAAAGTAGGCGCCCAAGTTATGATGGTGAAAAATGTAGACGCCACTTTAGTTAATGGATCCCTTGGCAAAGTTATTGAATTTATGGATCCAGAAACATACTTTTGTTATGATGCACTAACAAATGACCCATCTATGCCCTCGGATAAATTAGAGACATGGGTTGAAAACccatcaaaaataaaagcagcaatggaaaaggaacagaatGATATGGAAGAAAGTGCAGTAGCTAGTCGAAAATCTTCGGTAAAAGAGGGTTTTGCTAAAAGCTCTACAGACGAACGTGTCTCTCCATTAGATTCCTCggtttttgattttatgaAAAGAGTTAAAACAGATGACGAAGCTGTATTAGTGAATATAAAACGGAAGGAGCAGCTTATGCAAATGATACACCAAAATTCTGCGGGAAAACGGAGATTGCCTTTAGTGAGATTCAAAGCTTCTGATATGAGCACCAGAATGGTTCTTGTTGAACCAGAAGACTGGGCCatagaagatgaaaatgagaAGCCGTTGGTATCTAGGGTTCAACTGCCGCTAATGCTTGCCTGGTCATTATCGATTCACAAATCGCAAGGTCAGACACTTCCAAAAGTCAAGGTTGATTTACGTAGagtatttgaaaagggCCAAGCATATGTTGCATTGTCTAGAGCCGTTTCAAGAGAGGGTTTGCAAGTTTTAAATTTTGACAAAAGTAGGATCAAAGCACACCAAAAGGTGGTTGATTTCTATTTAACCCTATCTTCAGCTGAAAGTGCGTATAAACAGCTTGAGACAGATGAGcaagcaaagaaaagaaaattagaTTATGCACCTGGTCCTAAATATAAGGCTAAATCCAAGTCAAAGTCAAATTCTCCAATACCCACATCGGCATCGGCCCAATCGAACAGCGGCATTGCAGCCATGTTACAAAGGCATAGCAGAAAGAGATTTCAACCGAAAACAGACTCAAACGATAATCGAGCTCGTTCATTGGTGGCCGACAAACGTAATCACCAAGACACAGAGAACCACGTTCTAGAATAA
- the SML1 gene encoding ribonucleotide reductase inhibiting protein SML1 yields MQNSQDYFYAQRSNSQQQGQAPSTLRTVTMAEFRRVPLPPMAEAPMLSSQNSTSSSASASASSLEMWEKDLEERLSSIDHDMNNNKFGSGELKSMFHQGKVEDMDF; encoded by the coding sequence ATGCAAAACTCTCAAGACTACTTCTACGCCCAACGCAGCAACTCACAACAGCAGGGACAAGCTCCTTCCACTCTGCGCACCGTGACCATGGCAGAATTCAGAAGAGTGCCTTTGCCACCCATGGCCGAGGCGCCCATGCTGTCTTCCCAGAACTCCACCAGCAGCTCTGCTTCTGCGTCTGCCTCGTCACTGGAAATGTGGGAGAAGGACTTGGAGGAGAGACTCAGCTCCATCGACCATGACatgaacaacaacaaatttgGTTCCGGTGAGCTGAAATCCATGTTCCACCAGGGCAAGGTCGAGGACATGGACTTCTAA
- the NTE1 gene encoding lysophospholipase yields the protein MNCSTNSSIGNRATNQNLNSSLASSINSSNSTSYRFQTCLADQIVSEAQTWSLSSLYNFSWVVSYFVTGTSRMVFRYSWYLLTLSLLRFPKWIFLRFHHVRFTLSFWLILFALAIILYVTYSILKERILSQYKKLTPEFLPLDDTGKAASGASATAAATPSNDPSSITGSPITDPSSNDNSKKQSLKDGNENETFLSSYLDQFLSAIKIFGYLEKPVFHELTKNMKTQKLDEGEILLLDSTIGFAIVVEGTLQLYHEVDHSEKDQDDGADQSDTDYSDDDDDDDEDDDGDTRSCSSGPIGEEDESVGYIRLKNGLGKFQLLNTVKSGNPLTSLVSILNLFTHSMPSENSGFSSDLSSPVDTTVTGSNLFYSSEHNFSATDSMAHSSSGSRTFPSSMPKLVARAATDCTIGIIPPQSFAKLTAKYPRSASHIIQMVLTKLYHVTFQTAHDYLGLTKEIMDIEVLLNKSIVYELPYYLKEAVIRKFKNADKTSGSSDSNLDANKNKATSELKKQSKSKPAEDIINSLKIANANASSSSNSLLIKPEFIHHPSSRHVVLGSRDQFNPGDLLSNVPLSRTMDILSPSPVHVNNRPKLNGLNTAAPAHYKRSSRSSSNNASIHSKRLSSLSPEFHNPQLNTSPLLLENTSTYDHRHSSPTFLKKGRASPRPNLLPTTSFSAAQEETEESSLRMALVEAMLTYLGVNKSNMSISPSSSANKSTSKSSLYDDIYNRHPSNASFLMNSNYPPSDVSVASSLTSSQTQQTMLRILPKEYTISSTKRHSNNRNLNKKKAKIYKEELTPNLDFENVKNDFAQGIQLKFYKRGTTIVEQNSRGKGLFYIISGKINVTTNSSASFATSMPKPEKGPPQTSRMGEKSHHSHNLLYTVGSGGIVGYLSSLIGYKSFVNLVAKTDVYVGFLSSEILERLFDKYFLIYLRISDSLTKLLSTRLLKLDHALEWVHLRASETLFSQGDSANGIYVVLNGRLRQLQQQLLSNSDTKSGEAETQNIILGELAQGESFGEVEVLTAMNRYSTIVSVRDSELARIPRTLFELLALEHPSIMIRVSRLVAKKIVGDRTVPTLTGDPLSTKQNDFSTLIPPTKASYSSSLSHKPQNITSGTITFRTITILPITSGLPVEAFAMKLVQAFKQVGRTTIGLNQRTTLTHLGRHAFDRLSKLKQSGYFAELEEMYQTVVYISDTPVKSNWTRTCIAQGDCILLLADAGSPSANIGEYEKLLLNSKTTARTELILLHPERYVEPGLTHKWLRYRPWVHSHHHIQFSLAGTTLMNEGKMHTLNNGALALMDKLIQTEFSRKTQQNISKLLPNSIRNTVENFSSRFMKSKRQYYTPVHRHKNDFLRLARILSGQAIGLVLGGGGARGISHLGVIQAIEEQGIPIDVIGGTSIGSFVGGLYAKDYDLVPIYGRVKKFAGRISSIWRMLTDLTWPVTSYTTGHEFNRGIWKTFGDTRIEDFWIQYYCNSTNITDSVQEIHSFGYAWRYIRASMSLAGLLPPLEENGSMLLDGGYVDNLPVTEMRARGCQTIFAVDVGSVDDRTPMEYGDSLNGFWIIFNRWNPFSSHPNIPNMAEIQVRLGYVASVNALEKAKNTPGVVYVRPPIEDYATLDFSKFEEIYHVGVDYGRVFLQGLIDDDKMPYIPGSQETALKSQVPEFLLHRRNSV from the coding sequence ATGAACTGCTCCACGAATTCTAGCATCGGTAACCGCGCTACCAATCAGAATCTAAACAGCAGCCTCGCTTCTAGCATTAATTCCAGTAATTCCACGTCCTACAGATTCCAGACGTGTCTTGCCGACCAGATCGTCTCGGAGGCGCAGACGTGGTCGCTGTCGTCGCTGTACAACTTCTCCTGGGTCGTGTCTTACTTCGTCACGGGCACTTCCCGCATGGTCTTCAGATACAGCTGGTACCTGCTGACATTATCGCTTTTAAGGTTTCCGAAATGGATCTTCCTCAGGTTCCACCACGTCCGCTTCACGCTCTCCTTTTGGCTGATCCTGTTTGCTCTGGCCATCATCTTGTATGTGACCTACTCCATCTTGAAGGAAAGAATCCTTTCGCAGTACAAGAAACTGACCCCGGAGTTTCTGCCGCTGGATGATACTGGCAAAGCCGCCTCCGGCGCCAGTGCCACAGCAGCAGCCACTCCATCAAACGACCCGTCCTCTATTACAGGCTCACCCATCACGGATCCAAGCTCAAACGACAACTCGAAAAAGCAGTCTTTGAAAGACGGcaacgaaaacgaaacGTTTCTTTCATCGTACCTAGACCAGTTTCTAAGCGCCATCAAAATATTTGGCTACTTGGAAAAACCGGTGTTCCATGAATTGACCAAGAATATGAAAACGCAAAAACTGGACGAGGGCGAGATCTTGCTGTTGGACAGCACCATCGGGTTTGCCATCGTCGTAGAGGGCACTTTGCAATTGTACCATGAAGTGGACCATTCGGAAAAGGACCAGGACGATGGAGCCGACCAAAGTGACACGGATTACTctgacgacgacgacgacgacgacgaagacgacgacGGAGACACCAGGTCTTGTTCTTCCGGCCCCATtggtgaagaagacgaatCCGTGGGTTACATCCGGTTGAAAAACGGACTAGGGAAGTTCCAACTACTGAACACTGTCAAGTCAGGGAACCCACTGACTTCTCTTGTGAGCATTTTAAACCTATTCACGCACTCCATGCCCTCGGAAAACTCCGGGTTCTCTTCGGACTTGTCTTCTCCAGTAGATACCACTGTCACCGGCAGCAATTTGTTTTATTCATCAGAGCACAACTTCTCCGCCACGGATTCCATGGCGCATTCCAGCAGTGGCTCTCGAACTTTCCCCTCTTCCATGCCTAAGCTAGTCGCCCGGGCGGCTACGGACTGTACCATAGGGATCATCCCGCCGCAATCGTTTGCCAAATTGACTGCGAAGTACCCGCGGTCTGCATCTCACATCATCCAGATGGTGCTTACGAAACTGTACCATGTTACTTTCCAAACTGCTCACGACTATTTGGGGCTAACGAAGGAGATTATGGATATCGAGGTCCTGTTGAATAAGTCCATCGTTTACGAGTTGCCATATTATTTAAAGGAGGCCGTTATCCGcaagttcaaaaatgcAGATAAGACTAGTGGATCGAGTGACTCAAATCTCGATGCTAACAAGAATAAAGCAACTTCcgagttgaaaaaacaatctAAATCCAAGCCCGCAGAAGACATTATAAACTCGCTCAAGATAGCCAACGCCAACGCGAGTTCAAGCTCAAACTCCCTTTTGATCAAACCGGAATTCATCCATCATCCAAGTTCAAGACACGTCGTACTGGGTTCAAGAGACCAGTTCAACCCTGGTGATCTTTTGTCGAATGTTCCATTGTCAAGAACAATGGATATCTTGTCGCCCAGCCCGGTCCATGTCAACAACCGTCCCAAACTAAACGGCCTCAACACTGCTGCTCCGGCCCATTACAAAAGATCTTCTAGAAGTAGCAGCAACAATGCTTCCATCCACTCCAAAAGATTGTCTTCTTTGTCTCCAGAGTTTCACAACCCCCAACTCAACACATCACCTTtgcttttggaaaacacTTCTACGTATGACCATAGGCACTCAAGCCCAacctttttgaagaaaggGCGTGCCTCTCCAAGACCCAATCTACTTCCTACAACGTCTTTTTCTGCAGCTCAAGAGGAGACCGAGGAATCTTCTCTAAGAATGGCTCTAGTCGAGGCAATGCTAACGTATTTGGGAGTTAATAAAAGCAATATGTCCATTTCACCTTCTTCGTCAGCAAACAAGTCCACctcaaaatcttcattgTATGATGATATTTATAACCGTCATCCGAGTAATGCAAGTTTCTTAATGAACTCTAACTATCCACCGTCTGACGTTTCTGTAGCTTCGTCACTTACCTCCTCTCAAACCCAACAGACGATGTTAAGAATCTTACCCAAGGAATACACTATTTCCTCTACTAAAAGGCATAGCAACAATAGAAACCtgaataagaaaaaagctaAAATTTACAAGGAGGAATTAACCCCAAACTTGGATTTCGAAAATGTCAAAAACGACTTTGCCCAAGGTATCCAACTGAAGTTTTACAAACGTGGTACCACTATCGTGGAACAAAACTCTCGTGGTAAGGGCCTTTTCTATATCATTTCCGGTAAGATTAACGTAACAACAAATTCTTCAGCATCCTTCGCAACGTCAATGCCTAAACCCGAAAAGGGTCCTCCTCAGACCTCACGCATGGGCGAGAAATCTCACCATTCTCATAATCTGTTATATACTGTGGGTTCCGGTGGTATTGTGGGTTATCTATCCTCGTTAATTGGTTACAAGTCTTTTGTTAACCTAGTTGCCAAAACAGACGTTTACGTTGGATTTTTGTCCAGTgaaatcttggaaagaCTATTCGATAAATATTTCCTAATATATTTGCGGATTTCCGACTCACTAACCAAATTGTTATCCACAAGATTGTTGAAGCTAGACCACGCTTTAGAGTGGGTCCATTTAAGAGCTTCTGAAACGCTGTTCTCGCAGGGCGACTCGGCAAATGGTATCTATGTTGTTTTAAATGGTAGATTAAGGCAGCTACAACAACAGTTGTTATCTAACTCTGATACAAAGTCCGGAGAAGCTGAAActcaaaatattattttagGTGAATTAGCGCAGGGTGAGAGTTTTGGTGAGGTTGAAGTTCTCACTGCCATGAATAGATATTCTACCATAGTGTCTGTGAGAGATTCTGAACTAGCGAGAATTCCAAGAACGTTGTTTGAGTTACTAGCTCTTGAGCATCCATCCATCATGATTAGAGTTTCAAGATTGGTCGCTAAGAAGATCGTCGGAGATAGAACTGTCCCCACATTGACGGGAGACCCATTGTCTACGAAGCAAAACGACTTCAGCACTTTAATTCCTCCAACAAAGGCATCTTACTCTAGTTCATTAAGTCATAAACCTCAAAATATCACTTCTGGAACAATCACCTTCAGAACTATAACCATTTTACCGATTACTAGTGGCTTACCTGTAGAAGCTTTTGCTATGAAATTAGTTCAAGCTTTTAAACAAGTTGGAAGGACTACCATTGGTTTGAATCAAAGAACCACCTTAACACATTTGGGTCGCCATGCATTTGATAGATTGTCCAAATTAAAACAAAGTGGCTATTTCGCTGAATTAGAAGAAATGTATCAGACTGTTGTTTATATCTCAGACACGCCTGTTAAATCCAACTGGACAAGAACCTGTATCGCACAAGGTGATTGTATCCTCTTATTGGCAGACGCTGGATCTCCATCTGCTAACATTGGAGAATATGAGAAGCTATTGTTGAATTCAAAGACTACTGCAAGAACCGAGTTAATTCTTCTACATCCAGAAAGATACGTGGAACCAGGATTAACCCATAAATGGCTACGCTACAGACCGTGGGTTCATTCGCATCATCATATTCAGTTTAGTTTAGCAGGAACAACTTTAATGAACGAGGGCAAAATGCACACGCTAAATAACGGTGCGTTAGCATTAATGGACAAGTTGATCCAAACAGAATTCAGTAGGAAGACCCAACAAAACATTTCGAAACTACTTCCCAACTCTATCAGAAACACGGTGGAAAACTTTTCCTCGAGATTTATGAAAAGTAAAAGGCAATACTATACCCCAGTTCATAGGCATAAAAATGATTTCCTAAGGCTGGCTAGAATTCTTTCTGGCCAAGCCATCGGGCTTGTCcttggtggtggtggtgctAGAGGTATTAGTCACTTGGGGGTTATTCAGGCTATCGAAGAGCAAGGTATCCCTATTGATGTTATTGGAGGAACCTCTATTGGTTCTTTTGTCGGAGGTTTGTATGCAAAAGACTATGATTTGGTTCCAATTTATGGCCGTGTGAAGAAGTTTGCTGGTCGAATTTCTTCTATATGGAGAATGTTAACAGACTTAACCTGGCCTGTTACTTCATATACTACCGGTCACGAGTTTAATAGAGgtatttggaaaacattcGGTGATACAAGGATTGAAGACTTTTGGATCCAGTATTATTGTAATTCTACTAATATCACCGATTCGGTTCAAGAGATACATTCCTTTGGTTATGCGTGGAGATACATTAGAGCTTCGATGTCGCTTGCTGGCCTTTTACCTCCATTAGAAGAGAACGGTTCAATGCTGCTCGACGGTGGGTATGTCGATAATTTACCTGTTACTGAAATGAGAGCACGTGGATGCCAAACTATATTCGCCGTTGATGTTGGTTCTGTAGATGATAGAACGCCTATGGAATATGGTGATTCCCTAAATGGATTTTGGATCATCTTCAATAGATGGAATCCATTTTCATCCCACCCAAATATACCCAACATGGCTGAAATCCAGGTAAGATTGGGTTACGTTGCATCAGTGAATGCCTTAGAGAAGGCCAAAAATACGCCAGGTGTCGTTTACGTCAGGCCACCTATTGAAGATTACGCTACCTTAGATTTTAGTAAGTTTGAAGAGATATACCATGTGGGTGTTGATTACGGTCGCGTGTTTTTACAGGGTTTAATCGACGACGATAAGATGCCATACATTCCAGGTTCTCAAGAAACTGCTTTGAAGTCTCAAGTTCCTGAGTTTTTGTTACATAGAAGAAACAGTGTTTGA
- the OGG1 gene encoding 8-oxoguanine glycosylase OGG1, translating to MCYKFGKLAVDKSELCLANVLQGGQSFRWIWDEKLNQYSTTMKIGRQEDYSVVILRQKEDKGLLEYAAVGDHGDQDALKSHFMKYFRLDVSLKHLFDNVWIPNDKMFAKLSPQGIRILAQEPWETLISFICSSNNNISRITRMCNSLCSNFGNLITKLDGVTYYSFPTSEELATRATETGLRDLGFGYRAKYIIETAKKLAKDKVDSGIASDTEYLQKLCEDADYEDVREHLMSYNGVGPKVADCVCLMGLHMDGIVPVDVHVSRIAKRDYQISANKNHIKELRGKYNVLPITRKKINPELDYIRLMLLEKWGSHAGWAQGVLFSKEVGGTSGSTTSGEIKKRKWDSLEETEQTITKQVKLKVELSEIHIKEAKID from the coding sequence ATGTGTTATAAATTTGGCAAACTTGCCGTTGATAAAAGTGAGCTTTGTTTGGCGAATGTGTTACAAGGTGGCCAATCTTTTCGGTGGATCTGGGATGAGAAGTTAAATCAGTACAGCACCACAATGAAAATAGGTAGACAAGAAGATTATTCAGTGGTAATTTtaagacaaaaagaagataagGGGCTTTTAGAATATGCTGCTGTTGGCGACCATGGGGACCAGGACGCTTTAAAGTCACATTttatgaaatattttaGGTTGGATGTCTCATTGAAACATTTATTTGATAATGTATGGATACCAAATGACAAAATGTTTGCAAAGCTGTCCCCACAAGGTATTCGTATTTTGGCCCAAGAACCATGGGAAACGCtgatttcctttatttgTTCGAGTAACAATAACATTTCGAGAATCACTAGAATGTGCAACAGCCTTTGCTCTAATTTTGGGAACTTAATCACAAAACTAGATGGCGTCACGTATTATTCCTTTCCTACAAGTGAAGAGCTAGCTACAAGGGCAACTGAAACTGGCCTACGTGATTTGGGCTTTGGATATAGAGCTAAATATATTATCGAAACTGCTAAAAAACTAGCAAAGGACAAAGTCGACTCTGGTATTGCAAGCGATACTGAGTATCTACAAAAGTTGTGCGAAGATGCTGATTATGAAGACGTTAGAGAGCATCTCATGTCTTACAATGGTGTGGGCCCCAAAGTTGCCGATTGCGTTTGCCTAATGGGCCTTCACATGGATGGTATTGTACCTGTTGACGTCCATGTAAGTAGAATCGCTAAGAGAGATTACCAGATATCTGCGAATAAGAACCATATTAAAGAACTGAGAGGAAAGTACAATGTTTTACCAATtacgagaaaaaaaattaatcCGGAGCTTGATTATATAAGGCTGATGCTTTTAGAGAAATGGGGATCGCATGCTGGTTGGGCACAAGGTGTcttgttttccaaagaggTTGGAGGTACCAGTGGTAGTACTACAAGTGgtgaaataaagaaaagaaaatgggaTTCTTTAGAAGAGACTGAGCAAACAATCACAAAACAAGTGAAATTGAAAGTAGAATTGAGTGAAATTCACATTAAGGAGGCTAAAATCGATTAG
- the HUG1 gene encoding Hug1p — MTMDQGLNPKQFFLDDVILQDTLCSMSNRVNTSVKTGYLLPKGHVPSANIIAVERRGGLSDIGKTPASSAN, encoded by the coding sequence atgacCATGGACCAAGGCCTTAACCCAAAGCAATTCTTCCTCGACGACGTCATCCTACAAGACACCCTATGCTCGATGAGCAACCGTGTCAACACCAGCGTCAAGACCGGCTACCTGCTACCCAAGGGCCACGTTCCCTCCGCCAACATCATTGCTGTCGAGCGTCGCGGTGGGCTTTCCGACATTGGCAAGACCCCAGCCTCCTCTGCCAACTGA